A genome region from Bradyrhizobium commune includes the following:
- a CDS encoding M23 family peptidase: MPPGGETVARKSFRFVSLLLASLSLPFATPLAADEFRSPSLTALRIDWRAALDQLRTEINSRPQVAGDFIFVPRRSVPRYDARATPALVQLNAVSSQFFTGIARSAVPVLLPFDAAAYLDAQRSGAPSSLSLSRYQADFNPVDMFDAGPAGYSASFSLEPGAGDGMPSRTFARPVEVQITGSALVYDIADPAGGKGEPVKPLAAIYPDLRKFIREGYVRYAFSRFGVAYVVSIQCLDSVAKPRRLACKEAYPVAERFLKALRIAGGHRMRPLMEIASDVIDRPAARSADFSYRPSGDIIPNTGYRKQGGHPDVMAYAQIRFPLEKVPAFVRSQSYAKRDNERPTAYPWRDNFCESRSFEVWQCSGGYGHQGEDIRAADCPPPGEAREPCDPKQRSVVAVRDAIVIRGSKDQAATLEVNSRTEHIRFRYMHMNPQAMNADGLLNGRLVAEGEKIGMVSNYLDHPAGTSMHLHFDVQVFTRDGWIWVSPYTTLVSAYERLIRARGRETGPEVAGAAQPVAHALPEDVVKPDLREGSSSEEN; this comes from the coding sequence GTGCCGCCGGGGGGCGAGACAGTGGCCAGGAAGAGTTTCCGCTTCGTCTCGCTTCTTCTGGCGTCGCTGTCGCTCCCCTTCGCAACGCCGCTGGCCGCCGACGAATTCCGCAGCCCCTCACTCACAGCCCTGCGCATCGATTGGCGCGCAGCGCTCGACCAGCTTCGCACCGAGATCAATAGCCGCCCGCAGGTCGCCGGCGATTTCATCTTCGTGCCGCGCCGCTCGGTGCCGCGCTACGATGCGCGCGCCACGCCGGCGCTGGTACAGCTCAACGCAGTTTCCTCGCAATTCTTCACCGGCATTGCCCGAAGCGCGGTGCCCGTGCTGCTGCCATTCGACGCCGCGGCCTATCTCGACGCGCAGCGGAGCGGCGCACCGTCCAGCCTGTCACTGTCGCGCTACCAGGCCGATTTCAATCCGGTCGACATGTTCGATGCCGGTCCCGCCGGCTACAGCGCGAGCTTTTCGCTTGAGCCCGGCGCCGGCGACGGCATGCCGTCACGTACCTTCGCAAGGCCGGTCGAGGTGCAGATCACAGGCTCGGCGCTGGTCTACGACATCGCCGATCCCGCCGGCGGCAAGGGCGAGCCGGTCAAGCCGCTCGCAGCCATCTATCCGGATCTGCGCAAATTCATTCGCGAAGGCTACGTGCGCTACGCCTTCTCCCGTTTCGGCGTCGCCTATGTCGTCTCCATCCAGTGCCTGGACAGCGTCGCAAAGCCGCGCCGGCTTGCCTGCAAGGAGGCCTATCCTGTCGCCGAGCGCTTCCTGAAGGCGCTACGCATCGCCGGCGGCCATCGCATGCGGCCGTTGATGGAGATCGCCTCCGACGTGATTGATCGTCCCGCCGCACGCTCGGCGGATTTCAGCTACCGGCCGAGCGGTGACATCATCCCGAACACCGGGTACCGCAAGCAGGGCGGCCATCCCGACGTGATGGCCTATGCGCAGATCCGCTTTCCGCTGGAAAAGGTGCCCGCCTTCGTGCGCTCGCAATCCTACGCCAAGCGCGACAATGAACGTCCGACCGCTTATCCCTGGCGCGATAATTTCTGCGAGTCCCGCAGCTTTGAAGTCTGGCAATGCAGCGGCGGCTACGGCCACCAGGGTGAGGACATCCGCGCCGCCGACTGCCCGCCGCCGGGCGAGGCGCGCGAACCCTGCGACCCCAAGCAGCGCAGCGTCGTTGCCGTGCGCGACGCCATAGTGATCCGTGGCTCCAAGGACCAGGCCGCGACGCTCGAGGTCAACAGCCGCACCGAGCACATCCGCTTCCGCTACATGCATATGAACCCGCAAGCCATGAACGCCGACGGTTTGCTCAACGGCCGCCTCGTCGCCGAGGGCGAGAAGATTGGCATGGTCTCCAACTATCTCGACCATCCCGCCGGCACATCCATGCACCTGCATTTCGACGTCCAGGTGTTCACCCGCGACGGGTGGATCTGGGTCAGCCCCTACACCACGCTGGTCTCGGCCTATGAACGCCTGATCCGGGCCCGCGGCCGCGAGACCGGCCCCGAGGTCGCGGGCGCCGCGCAGCCGGTCGCCCACGCGCTGCCTGAGGATGTGGTCAAGCCCGACCTCCGCGAGGGATCGAGCAGCGAGGAGAACTGA
- a CDS encoding aldolase: MAHSLQSSSPTPFRSNRPDLATDAIRTAREDLAACFRMAARNGFEEGICNHFSAVVPGHDDLFLVNPYGYAFRELTASKLLICDFHGNVLDGEGVPEATAFYIHAEMHKRLPRAKVAFHTHMPYATALSMTEGEPLIWAGQTALKFYGRTVVDRDYNGLALDNREGARIASAVGDADIVFMKHHGVMVLAPTIAEAWDDLYYLERAAEVQVLAMSTGRKVLPVDPAIAAETYRQMREGDSESARLHLAAIRRQLDAEEPQYRH, translated from the coding sequence TCGAACCGGCCGGACCTCGCCACCGACGCGATCCGCACCGCGCGCGAGGATCTCGCCGCCTGCTTCCGCATGGCCGCGCGCAATGGCTTTGAGGAGGGCATCTGCAACCATTTCTCCGCCGTGGTGCCGGGCCATGACGATCTCTTCCTCGTCAACCCCTATGGCTACGCCTTCCGCGAATTGACCGCCTCGAAGCTGCTGATCTGCGACTTCCACGGCAACGTGCTCGACGGCGAGGGCGTGCCCGAGGCGACCGCGTTCTACATCCATGCCGAGATGCACAAGCGCCTGCCGCGCGCCAAGGTCGCCTTCCACACCCATATGCCGTACGCCACAGCGCTGTCGATGACCGAGGGCGAGCCCCTGATCTGGGCCGGCCAGACCGCGCTGAAATTCTACGGCCGCACCGTGGTCGACCGCGACTACAACGGCCTTGCGCTGGACAATCGCGAAGGCGCCCGCATTGCGTCGGCCGTCGGCGATGCCGACATCGTCTTCATGAAGCATCACGGCGTGATGGTGCTGGCGCCGACGATTGCGGAAGCCTGGGACGATCTCTATTACCTCGAGCGTGCCGCCGAGGTGCAGGTGCTGGCGATGTCGACGGGACGAAAAGTCCTGCCGGTCGATCCGGCCATCGCGGCCGAAACCTACAGGCAGATGCGCGAAGGCGATTCCGAATCCGCCCGACTCCATCTCGCCGCGATCCGCCGCCAGCTCGATGCCGAAGAGCCGCAGTACAGGCATTAG
- a CDS encoding lytic murein transglycosylase, translated as MKPADSSARYTRRALLRSALGAATLLAYPARVLASPPGFDEWREGFRARAMAKGISAATWQRAMARVEPDMSVFKEIRNQPEFHEQVWQYINRRVSDWRIINGKIALKNNEALFARIERDFGVERGTLLALWGVESAYGDPLVQQNHMTPVFPSLAALAWNEPRRKAYWEAELINALRIVDKGWSTPEQMQGSWAGAMGHSQWMPEVWLNVGIDYDGDGKVSPFGKPDDALGSTAKYLVNRGKWHRGEHWGYEVRSPGEMSGSRSYAAWQSAGVTRADGQPFPQPNASAQMWTPVAGGPTFLLGPNFYAVKSYNPSMNYALAICHLGDRCLGAPPFIQPFPGSERALTLAEVQEMQTRLTKAGFDTGGTDGRVGNDTMKAIKDFQQRAGITPADGYGGLKVLAKLRQRS; from the coding sequence ATGAAACCAGCTGATTCCTCGGCCCGTTACACCCGCCGCGCCCTGCTCCGGTCGGCGCTTGGCGCAGCGACCCTGCTGGCATATCCAGCGCGCGTTCTCGCCTCGCCTCCGGGCTTCGACGAATGGCGTGAGGGTTTTCGCGCACGCGCCATGGCCAAGGGCATTTCGGCGGCGACCTGGCAGCGCGCGATGGCGCGGGTCGAGCCGGACATGAGCGTATTCAAGGAAATCCGCAACCAGCCGGAATTCCACGAGCAGGTCTGGCAATACATCAACCGCCGGGTCTCCGACTGGCGCATCATCAACGGCAAGATCGCGCTGAAGAACAACGAGGCGCTGTTCGCGCGCATCGAGCGCGATTTCGGCGTCGAGCGCGGCACGCTGCTGGCGCTGTGGGGCGTGGAGTCCGCTTACGGCGATCCCCTGGTGCAGCAGAACCACATGACGCCAGTGTTTCCCTCGCTCGCCGCGCTCGCCTGGAACGAGCCGCGCCGCAAGGCCTATTGGGAAGCCGAGCTGATCAATGCGCTGCGCATCGTCGACAAGGGCTGGAGCACGCCCGAGCAGATGCAGGGATCCTGGGCCGGCGCGATGGGACATTCGCAATGGATGCCGGAGGTCTGGCTCAATGTCGGCATCGACTATGACGGCGACGGCAAGGTCTCGCCGTTCGGCAAGCCCGACGACGCGCTGGGGTCGACCGCAAAATATCTCGTCAATCGCGGCAAATGGCATCGCGGCGAGCATTGGGGCTATGAGGTGCGCAGCCCCGGCGAGATGAGCGGGAGCCGCAGCTACGCCGCCTGGCAATCGGCCGGCGTCACCCGCGCCGACGGCCAGCCGTTTCCGCAACCGAACGCATCCGCGCAGATGTGGACGCCGGTTGCAGGCGGACCAACATTTCTCCTGGGACCGAATTTCTACGCGGTGAAGAGCTACAATCCCTCGATGAATTATGCGCTGGCGATCTGCCATCTCGGCGATCGCTGCCTTGGTGCGCCGCCCTTCATCCAGCCGTTCCCGGGCTCCGAGCGCGCGCTGACACTCGCCGAGGTGCAGGAGATGCAGACGCGTCTGACCAAGGCCGGTTTCGACACCGGCGGCACCGACGGCCGCGTCGGCAACGACACGATGAAGGCGATCAAGGATTTTCAGCAGCGCGCCGGGATCACGCCTGCGGACGGCTATGGCGGCCTGAAGGTGCTGGCAAAGCTGCGGCAGAGGTCGTAG
- the efp gene encoding elongation factor P, which yields MRVIASSIRKGNVIEQDGKLYVVVSAENIHPGKGTPVSQIEMRRISDGVKISERYKTTDQVEKATIEERNFTFLYEDGDGFHFMNPETYDQVQVSKDVVGDAAAYLQPDMTVKLSTHDVNVVSLALPQRVTLEVVETEPVTKGQTASSSYKPAVLSNGIRTTVPPHISVGTRIVVMTEDGSYSERAKD from the coding sequence GTTCTATTCGCAAGGGCAACGTGATCGAGCAAGACGGCAAGCTCTATGTCGTCGTGAGCGCCGAGAACATCCATCCCGGCAAGGGCACCCCGGTCAGCCAGATCGAGATGCGCCGAATCTCGGACGGGGTAAAGATCTCCGAGCGCTACAAGACCACTGACCAGGTCGAAAAGGCCACGATCGAAGAGCGCAACTTCACGTTCCTGTATGAAGATGGCGACGGCTTTCACTTCATGAACCCCGAGACCTATGATCAGGTCCAGGTCTCCAAGGACGTCGTCGGCGACGCGGCCGCGTATCTTCAACCGGACATGACTGTCAAACTGTCGACCCACGACGTCAACGTGGTCTCGCTCGCGCTGCCGCAGCGCGTGACGCTGGAAGTGGTCGAGACCGAGCCGGTGACCAAGGGTCAGACCGCCTCTTCCTCCTACAAGCCGGCAGTGCTCTCCAACGGCATCCGCACCACGGTGCCGCCGCACATCTCGGTCGGCACCCGCATCGTGGTGATGACCGAGGACGGCTCTTACTCCGAGCGCGCCAAGGACTAA
- a CDS encoding amino acid ABC transporter substrate-binding protein, with product MRCLTTVAVLAVAFAVPAHADELTGTLKKIKETGAITLGVRDSSVPFSYIDEKQKTVGYAIDICMKIVEEIKAELKMDKLEVNENLVTSSNRIPLMANGTVDLECGSTTNNAERQKQVWFTNTHFLTASRFVSKKALKLDQVDDLKGKAVVSVSGTTNITQLNKANAAHSLGINVMNAKDVPEAFLMVETDRAVAFVMDDIQLASMIASSKDPSLYAISTGAFSDPEPYGIMLRKDDAPFKAVVDRATAKLYKSPEIEKIYNKWFMEPVPPRGLNFRVPMPAALKKSFEHPSDNPDPASYGG from the coding sequence ATGCGTTGTCTCACCACGGTAGCCGTTCTGGCCGTTGCGTTCGCCGTGCCGGCTCATGCGGATGAATTGACCGGGACGTTGAAGAAGATCAAGGAGACCGGTGCGATCACGCTCGGGGTGCGCGACAGTTCAGTGCCCTTCAGCTATATCGACGAGAAGCAGAAGACCGTCGGCTACGCCATCGACATCTGCATGAAGATCGTCGAGGAGATCAAGGCCGAGCTCAAGATGGACAAGCTCGAGGTCAATGAGAACCTCGTCACCTCGTCCAACCGCATTCCGCTGATGGCCAACGGCACGGTCGATCTCGAATGCGGCTCGACGACCAACAACGCCGAACGCCAGAAGCAGGTGTGGTTCACCAACACCCATTTCCTCACGGCCAGCCGCTTTGTATCCAAGAAGGCGCTGAAACTTGATCAGGTCGACGACCTCAAGGGCAAGGCCGTCGTCTCGGTCTCGGGCACGACCAACATCACCCAGCTCAACAAGGCCAATGCTGCTCACTCGCTCGGCATCAACGTGATGAATGCCAAGGACGTCCCAGAGGCGTTCCTGATGGTCGAGACCGACCGGGCTGTGGCATTCGTCATGGACGACATCCAGCTTGCCTCGATGATCGCCTCCTCCAAGGATCCGTCGCTCTACGCGATCAGCACTGGCGCATTTTCCGATCCGGAGCCCTATGGCATCATGCTGCGCAAGGACGACGCGCCATTCAAGGCTGTGGTCGATCGGGCGACCGCAAAGCTCTACAAGAGCCCGGAGATCGAGAAGATCTACAACAAATGGTTCATGGAGCCAGTGCCGCCGCGCGGGCTGAACTTCCGCGTGCCGATGCCGGCCGCGCTGAAGAAGTCGTTCGAGCATCCGTCGGACAATCCTGATCCTGCGTCTTACGGGGGCTGA